From the Roseibium sp. HPY-6 genome, one window contains:
- a CDS encoding type VI secretion system tube protein Hcp, which produces MAIDSFIKLEGIKGEAQDKTHKDEIDVLSWSWGASQSGTTHMGSGSGSGKAHFQDLSLTIYVDKSAPALLNHLSTGKHIPKGMFITRKAAGDTPIEYLKLEMKDIIVTSYSTGGSGSADRVTANMTLNFGEYKVMYTEQKPDGSKGAAPEFAFDIAANEKK; this is translated from the coding sequence ATGGCTATTGACTCATTTATCAAGCTTGAAGGCATCAAGGGTGAAGCTCAGGACAAAACCCACAAGGACGAGATCGATGTTCTGTCCTGGTCCTGGGGAGCATCGCAGTCCGGTACGACCCACATGGGTTCGGGTTCCGGTTCGGGTAAAGCGCATTTCCAGGACCTCAGCCTGACGATCTATGTCGACAAGTCCGCACCTGCGCTTTTGAACCACCTTTCAACCGGTAAACACATCCCGAAAGGCATGTTCATTACCCGTAAGGCTGCTGGTGATACCCCGATTGAGTATCTCAAGCTCGAGATGAAAGACATCATTGTCACCAGCTACTCCACTGGCGGAAGTGGTTCTGCAGACCGTGTGACCGCAAACATGACGCTGAACTTCGGTGAATACAAAGTCATGTACACCGAACAGAAGCCGGACGGTTCCAAGGGTGCAGCACCCGAGTTCGCATTCGATATCGCTGCGAACGAAAAGAAGTAA
- a CDS encoding OmpA family protein: protein MTHRHFVSGTSTQRAEKTFSKLKFLTMSTALALAVSMSALAPGSAVAQDATFSADEVSKHFKQLKTRSLKPTGATRALCIGTRDECNPNGAKQEGGQVAVTAESDATGDEAQTAETLVVDPDTKAIDAGFNLLVSFENASARLSPAARANLKEFAKGIADPELANAVFVIEGHTDGIGSLNYNQRLSEDRAQAVSEYLVSLGVERKRLKTVAYGETRPKVADVNDPANRRVESKLVLE from the coding sequence GTGACCCATCGCCACTTCGTCTCCGGCACATCAACTCAGCGCGCCGAGAAGACTTTTTCGAAATTGAAATTTCTGACAATGAGCACCGCGCTGGCGCTCGCAGTTTCGATGAGCGCACTAGCGCCCGGGTCCGCGGTTGCGCAGGACGCGACTTTTTCAGCCGATGAAGTCAGCAAACACTTCAAGCAGCTGAAAACCCGTTCTCTGAAACCGACCGGCGCGACGCGTGCGCTCTGCATCGGAACGCGGGATGAGTGTAATCCCAACGGTGCAAAGCAGGAAGGCGGCCAGGTTGCCGTTACAGCCGAAAGCGATGCCACCGGCGACGAGGCGCAAACGGCCGAAACCCTTGTGGTGGATCCGGATACCAAGGCGATCGACGCAGGCTTCAATCTGCTCGTATCGTTCGAAAATGCCTCTGCACGCCTCAGCCCGGCTGCCCGCGCAAACCTGAAGGAATTCGCAAAAGGCATAGCCGATCCTGAACTTGCAAACGCAGTGTTCGTTATCGAAGGCCATACCGACGGCATCGGTTCGCTCAACTACAATCAGCGTCTCTCAGAAGACCGGGCACAGGCCGTATCCGAATATCTTGTTTCGCTCGGCGTAGAACGCAAACGACTGAAAACAGTCGCTTATGGCGAAACCCGCCCAAAGGTTGCCGATGTCAACGATCCGGCGAACAGGCGCGTCGAGAGCAAGCTGGTCTTGGAATAA
- the tssC gene encoding type VI secretion system contractile sheath large subunit: protein MSNTDTSAQKSGAAAGEATSEQSPEEFSSILKQNFRIKSENETANELVDNAMSTFLSEALGDQALIKDDVYDTIDEMIAKLDEKLTSQVNEIIHAPQFQKLESAWRGIDYLVHNSETDASLKLQFLNISKKELAGVFKSYRGAKWDQSPLFKQIYEAEFGQLGGQPYGCLVGDYEFGYDPQDITVLRGMAKIASAAHAPFLAAADPQLMQMESWTELPSKRDLSKVFDTEIHAQWRTLRESEDSRYLGLSLPRVLARQPYGAKSDPVEEFAFEEEFGDESHDNYAWMNSAYAMATNINKAYKEFGWTVRIRGVESGGLVEDLPTHVFETDDGGVDQKCPAEIAISDRREHEISRLGLIPLIHRKNTDQAAFLGAQSVFKPRQFSGPDGKDATASDNLSARLPYMFATTRFAHYLKVMVRNKIGSTKESAQLQRWLNDWIMDYVDGDPDNSTEETKARKPLREAKVTIIDDEENPGYYRAQFFLRPHYQLEGMDIGMSLASRIPQDGT, encoded by the coding sequence ATGAGCAACACCGATACGAGCGCTCAAAAAAGTGGGGCCGCAGCCGGCGAAGCTACGAGTGAACAAAGCCCGGAGGAATTCTCTTCCATTTTGAAGCAGAATTTCCGGATCAAAAGCGAAAACGAAACGGCCAACGAACTTGTCGATAATGCCATGTCGACGTTCCTGTCCGAAGCTTTGGGCGACCAGGCACTGATCAAGGATGATGTCTATGACACCATCGACGAGATGATCGCCAAGCTTGACGAAAAGCTGACGTCGCAGGTGAACGAAATCATTCACGCGCCGCAGTTCCAGAAACTCGAAAGCGCCTGGCGTGGCATCGACTACCTGGTTCACAATTCGGAGACAGATGCTTCGCTCAAGCTGCAGTTCCTGAATATCTCCAAAAAGGAGCTCGCGGGCGTCTTCAAGAGCTATCGTGGTGCCAAGTGGGATCAGAGCCCGTTGTTCAAGCAGATCTACGAAGCTGAATTCGGTCAGCTTGGCGGTCAGCCCTACGGCTGTCTCGTTGGCGACTACGAGTTCGGCTACGATCCGCAGGACATCACGGTGCTCCGCGGCATGGCGAAAATCGCCTCAGCTGCCCACGCACCGTTCCTCGCTGCAGCCGACCCTCAGCTTATGCAGATGGAAAGCTGGACGGAATTGCCGAGCAAACGTGACCTGTCAAAGGTTTTCGACACGGAAATTCATGCGCAATGGCGTACGTTGCGCGAGTCGGAAGACTCCCGCTATCTCGGTTTGTCGCTGCCACGTGTACTGGCGCGTCAGCCTTACGGGGCAAAATCCGATCCGGTCGAGGAGTTCGCCTTTGAGGAAGAGTTCGGGGACGAAAGCCACGACAACTACGCCTGGATGAACTCGGCCTATGCCATGGCCACGAACATCAACAAGGCCTACAAGGAGTTTGGCTGGACGGTCCGGATCCGCGGTGTTGAAAGCGGTGGCCTGGTTGAAGATCTGCCGACCCATGTCTTCGAAACAGACGATGGTGGTGTGGACCAGAAATGCCCGGCTGAAATCGCGATCTCAGACCGCCGCGAACATGAGATTTCGCGCCTCGGCCTGATCCCGTTGATCCACCGCAAGAACACCGACCAGGCTGCTTTCCTTGGCGCTCAGTCGGTCTTCAAACCGCGCCAGTTCTCCGGACCCGACGGCAAGGACGCCACAGCATCTGACAATTTGTCCGCACGGCTTCCTTACATGTTCGCGACCACACGTTTCGCCCATTACCTGAAAGTTATGGTGCGCAACAAGATCGGCTCAACCAAGGAGTCTGCTCAGCTGCAGCGTTGGTTGAACGACTGGATCATGGATTACGTCGATGGCGATCCGGACAACTCCACTGAGGAGACCAAGGCTCGCAAGCCACTTCGTGAAGCCAAGGTCACCATCATCGATGACGAGGAAAATCCCGGCTACTACAGAGCCCAGTTCTTCCTTCGTCCGCACTATCAGCTTGAGGGCATGGATATCGGCATGAGCCTGGCCTCAAGAATTCCGCAAGACGGAACCTGA
- the tssE gene encoding type VI secretion system baseplate subunit TssE: MAKSTVKMHSPLMWAFRAMDDPDYKAAQERQKESAKGKNLKSGRRLSRSYGVTEHTLLAEVRRDLQALLNTVNLNSTQDLSDFPEVERSILNFGLPDLSVHVVDTIRIERLADDIREALIRFEPRMDPRTLQVVRDTEFESDTFKVRFLIKAEIRCDPVRVASEFVADVDPAFGRIKIIGATA; encoded by the coding sequence ATGGCAAAATCGACAGTGAAAATGCATTCGCCGCTCATGTGGGCTTTCCGGGCTATGGACGATCCGGACTACAAAGCTGCACAGGAGCGCCAGAAAGAAAGTGCCAAGGGAAAGAACCTCAAGTCAGGACGCCGTCTTTCCCGCAGCTATGGCGTGACCGAACATACGCTGCTCGCTGAAGTACGGCGCGACCTCCAGGCATTGCTGAACACTGTGAACCTCAATTCCACGCAGGACCTCTCCGATTTTCCCGAGGTTGAACGATCGATCCTGAATTTCGGCCTGCCGGACCTGTCTGTCCATGTCGTGGACACGATCAGGATCGAAAGGTTGGCGGACGACATTCGAGAAGCTCTTATCCGGTTTGAACCACGCATGGACCCACGCACCCTGCAGGTGGTTCGGGACACTGAATTCGAAAGCGATACGTTCAAGGTACGCTTTCTGATCAAAGCTGAAATTCGATGCGATCCGGTACGCGTTGCAAGCGAGTTCGTCGCTGACGTCGACCCGGCCTTCGGCCGCATCAAGATTATCGGGGCGACCGCATGA
- the tssB gene encoding type VI secretion system contractile sheath small subunit, with the protein MASSSGQSFIKRNRPPRVHIFYEDPFDAEQKVELPFVMGVMADLSGDNPGAEKSDIDERKFLDIDMDNFSKRMEAIEPGTSFTVQDKLSGEDDSKMSVQLRFKNMDDFTPGKVAEQVPALKKLLDARNSLAALRTMMDGRVQAISQLEELTRDPALMQALAQKMEAESASSKGDDAAEGDKEEA; encoded by the coding sequence ATGGCATCAAGTAGCGGTCAAAGCTTCATTAAGCGCAACAGACCACCGCGGGTCCATATTTTTTATGAGGATCCCTTTGACGCGGAACAGAAGGTCGAGTTGCCCTTCGTGATGGGGGTCATGGCTGATCTGTCCGGTGACAATCCGGGCGCTGAAAAATCCGACATCGATGAACGCAAATTCCTCGACATCGACATGGACAACTTCTCGAAGCGCATGGAAGCCATCGAGCCAGGAACGTCCTTCACTGTGCAGGACAAACTGTCCGGCGAAGACGACTCCAAAATGAGCGTGCAACTTCGTTTCAAGAATATGGACGACTTCACACCTGGCAAAGTCGCCGAGCAGGTTCCGGCGCTAAAAAAGCTGCTCGATGCTCGCAACAGTCTTGCAGCCCTGCGCACGATGATGGACGGGCGCGTTCAGGCGATCAGCCAGCTGGAGGAGCTGACCCGCGATCCTGCGCTCATGCAGGCACTGGCACAGAAGATGGAGGCCGAAAGCGCTTCATCCAAAGGTGACGACGCTGCGGAAGGCGACAAAGAGGAGGCATAA
- a CDS encoding type VI secretion system ImpA family N-terminal domain-containing protein → MNFDPDTYGSEVSPGAGCGPDLYDTEPAFAALMDSCEEMLPERFSDFDKSEIEFTDIFKQMEGFLKQSRDVRLLTMLAQFALLNGQLHLFANVIRIIRKLLESHWDTVHPSDADFGFMERIGALEAFNNRPTVRLPLEAAPLLKTRRSGPISYRAIKIANGDVTPQPNEHIISLGAIEAALTSGELEQDAIDDVLRDLSELPAELQAIADVCTEKLKEAEAKATPPNYENLTTLLQEMNAELNVRLGRMSPEDAEGAADDESAQTSEAGTSSTANLEIKNAAQAKLILDAVEDYYSLREPSHPSLFLVREARGLVGKSYLDALKILMPRRFEEVALILGASGLQLSNDRLLELNEGEERDLGDIEEFSVMVIENRNDAIKGISAVKGYYSANEPTSPIPMLLEEAQNMSTGSFTGLLNLFLRPEEEE, encoded by the coding sequence ATGAACTTCGATCCGGACACATATGGCAGCGAAGTGTCCCCCGGTGCTGGATGCGGTCCTGATCTTTATGACACGGAACCCGCCTTTGCGGCACTGATGGATTCGTGTGAGGAAATGCTCCCAGAGCGTTTCAGCGACTTCGATAAATCGGAGATCGAATTCACGGATATTTTCAAGCAGATGGAGGGTTTTCTCAAGCAATCGAGAGATGTCCGCCTGCTGACGATGCTGGCCCAGTTCGCACTTTTGAATGGTCAGCTGCATCTGTTTGCGAATGTGATCAGGATCATCCGCAAGCTGCTGGAAAGCCATTGGGACACGGTACATCCGTCGGATGCGGATTTCGGGTTCATGGAGCGCATTGGCGCTCTCGAAGCGTTCAACAACAGACCGACGGTCAGGTTGCCACTCGAGGCGGCGCCTCTCCTCAAAACACGGCGCAGCGGCCCAATCAGCTATCGCGCGATCAAAATTGCCAATGGCGATGTGACGCCGCAACCGAACGAACACATCATTTCCCTCGGCGCGATCGAAGCGGCCCTGACATCGGGTGAGCTGGAACAGGATGCCATAGACGATGTCCTGCGCGACCTGAGCGAACTGCCCGCTGAATTGCAGGCAATCGCCGACGTATGCACCGAAAAACTGAAAGAGGCCGAAGCCAAGGCGACACCGCCTAACTACGAGAATCTGACGACGCTCCTGCAGGAAATGAACGCGGAGCTGAATGTCCGCCTGGGGCGCATGTCGCCGGAAGACGCGGAAGGTGCGGCAGATGATGAATCAGCCCAAACTTCTGAGGCGGGCACATCATCGACCGCAAACCTTGAAATCAAAAACGCCGCACAGGCCAAACTGATTCTTGACGCGGTAGAAGATTACTATTCGTTGCGCGAACCTTCGCACCCCTCCCTCTTCTTGGTGCGCGAAGCAAGAGGATTGGTCGGTAAGTCCTATCTGGACGCCCTCAAAATCCTGATGCCAAGAAGATTCGAAGAAGTTGCACTCATTCTGGGTGCCAGCGGACTTCAATTGTCGAACGACCGCCTGCTTGAGCTGAACGAAGGCGAAGAACGGGATCTCGGCGATATCGAAGAATTCTCAGTGATGGTCATCGAAAATCGCAACGATGCCATAAAAGGTATTTCTGCCGTGAAGGGGTACTACTCCGCAAACGAACCGACGAGCCCGATTCCCATGTTGCTGGAAGAGGCACAAAATATGAGTACAGGGTCGTTTACCGGACTGCTCAATCTCTTTTTGCGGCCCGAGGAAGAAGAGTAA
- the tssI gene encoding type VI secretion system tip protein TssI/VgrG, giving the protein MATGQLRQTDRMAELTSVFGDDVLSLVTIDCDEGLSEEFEIRLEVVSQQEDLDFNQALATHMTVKVKTNNGDIRYFDGLLTDAKWLGHKDGYYRYKLMLRPWYWLLTKNSNCRMFKEKSAPDIIAEVLGEHDFADFQNKLTESYDPIHYCVQYRESDYDFCCRLMEEFGISYCFEHQDGKHMMILADAKSSYSQIEGDPNIPFIPLAGDSQRDEEHLYDWVGGRTFRTGKFAVNDYDFEKPSASLEAEKDAGSPYRAGSLEKYDYPGRYTEKDKGTKYSNIRLEAEQAGDNRVETAGEVPRFYAGGLFTLKEHPHGPQNKEYLIVRASHQIITESYRSGESASQGEAYTGTYEVLSADIPFRTPANTPKPSIPGPQTAKVVGQGEIDVDEYGQIMVEFHWDRDKTQSRRVRVAQVVSGKNWGGVYIPRVGQEVIIQFLEGDPDQPIVIGTVYNAENMPPYPLPGEKNKSGIKTDSTVGGGGYNEFVLDDTKGQEKIGIHGQKDMETVIENNDHLHVKNNRTTKVDMNREEEVGVNVTEDIGMMWTVEAGMMIKFKCGNSTITMTPTMIQIKSLMVQVKADTTMQVQGTMTQVNGTANHMVQGGVVLIN; this is encoded by the coding sequence GTGGCCACAGGACAACTCAGACAAACCGATCGCATGGCTGAACTCACATCAGTCTTCGGCGATGATGTGCTCTCTTTGGTCACCATTGATTGCGACGAAGGATTGAGCGAGGAATTCGAGATTCGCCTGGAAGTGGTCAGTCAGCAGGAAGACCTGGATTTCAACCAGGCGCTCGCGACTCACATGACGGTGAAAGTCAAAACCAACAACGGCGACATCCGGTATTTTGACGGTTTGCTGACGGATGCCAAGTGGCTCGGCCACAAGGACGGCTACTACCGGTACAAGCTGATGCTGCGCCCCTGGTACTGGCTGCTGACCAAGAATTCAAACTGCAGAATGTTCAAGGAGAAATCAGCACCCGACATTATTGCTGAAGTCCTCGGAGAGCATGATTTTGCCGATTTTCAAAACAAGCTGACCGAAAGCTACGATCCAATCCATTACTGTGTACAGTACAGGGAGTCGGACTACGATTTCTGCTGCCGGCTGATGGAGGAGTTTGGCATATCCTACTGCTTCGAGCATCAGGACGGCAAACACATGATGATTCTGGCAGACGCCAAATCCTCCTACAGTCAGATCGAAGGTGACCCGAACATCCCCTTCATTCCACTTGCCGGCGATAGCCAGCGTGATGAGGAGCATCTCTACGATTGGGTTGGCGGGCGAACCTTCAGAACCGGCAAATTTGCGGTCAACGATTATGATTTCGAAAAACCGAGTGCCTCGCTCGAAGCGGAGAAGGATGCCGGATCACCTTACCGCGCCGGATCGCTTGAAAAATACGACTACCCCGGACGCTACACCGAGAAAGACAAGGGCACGAAATACAGCAACATTCGCCTTGAAGCTGAACAGGCGGGCGACAACCGTGTTGAAACAGCCGGTGAAGTGCCGCGGTTTTATGCCGGCGGTCTCTTCACACTGAAAGAGCACCCGCATGGTCCGCAAAACAAGGAATACCTGATCGTTCGCGCGAGTCATCAGATCATTACGGAAAGTTACCGGTCCGGCGAATCCGCGTCGCAGGGCGAAGCGTATACCGGCACTTACGAAGTTCTGTCAGCGGATATTCCGTTCCGAACACCCGCGAACACGCCTAAACCAAGTATACCGGGACCGCAGACAGCGAAGGTCGTTGGCCAGGGCGAAATCGATGTCGACGAGTACGGTCAGATCATGGTCGAGTTTCACTGGGACCGTGACAAGACGCAATCGCGCCGCGTCCGGGTTGCACAGGTTGTTTCCGGCAAGAACTGGGGTGGTGTGTATATCCCGCGTGTCGGACAGGAAGTGATCATTCAATTCCTGGAAGGCGACCCCGACCAGCCGATCGTTATCGGAACAGTGTATAATGCCGAGAACATGCCTCCATATCCGCTGCCCGGCGAAAAGAACAAGTCAGGCATCAAGACCGATTCGACAGTCGGTGGCGGTGGCTACAACGAGTTTGTCCTCGATGATACCAAAGGCCAGGAGAAGATTGGTATTCATGGTCAAAAGGACATGGAAACCGTCATTGAGAACAACGATCACCTGCACGTTAAGAACAATCGCACGACCAAGGTCGACATGAATCGAGAAGAAGAAGTCGGAGTGAATGTGACCGAAGATATCGGAATGATGTGGACGGTCGAAGCCGGAATGATGATAAAATTCAAATGCGGTAACAGCACGATCACCATGACGCCCACGATGATTCAGATTAAGTCGCTGATGGTACAGGTAAAAGCGGATACGACCATGCAAGTTCAGGGTACCATGACGCAGGTCAACGGAACCGCGAACCATATGGTTCAAGGCGGTGTCGTTCTGATCAACTGA
- the tssF gene encoding type VI secretion system baseplate subunit TssF: MNREFLDLYNQELIYLREQGAAFAESYPTVAERLGGLLEDRSDPMLSGLLEGTAFLAARVQLKMKHEFSEFTSNLFEQLYPSALAPIPSMVLARVTPKYGDANLRNGIKVSRHSPMEAVFRERQGEVRCRFTLSSPIVLTPLELSGAKYLSSAAQVSGLGAAMAEDRRVRAGLAIKLTHRMAEDRENEVSDDEALKKPEYQVAGCRIDELPIRLVGPLDLAAKVYEQIFGHTIAVYIRTEDAYGQASLQRFPVNAVEQLGFDEDDALLRNDRRLFVGFDYLRDYFNFPRSFLGFRLSGLRRYLDRVNAKSFEVVFVFDEAESRLSSHVEGKIFALHTAPAVNLFERATDRVPIKKGQHEFAVITDRTRPLDYEVHSVTEVNAHFSGGEKRSVEPLYSVAPDTEKAGHEWFYTIRRLPRRQSSSEVRRMQPSSYIGTETFITISSGAQAAALLQSGNKRLAELSLKVMASNRALAADLPVGANPDKSDIGDFRILDDINLKVDCVAGPTHPRPPLISYNERLGEEGHAGAIAWRLINILVLNHTGLIHDAAGQDGRSFKDLLSLFAPLSDNAADRQAQSVRAVSTRPVVRRLQQKSGIGVARGLEITITLDDKAFEGSSAFLLGAVLDRFLAEYASINHFTQCVIATTERGVIMRWPPRIGAKGII, translated from the coding sequence ATGAACCGGGAATTTCTGGATCTTTACAATCAGGAACTCATCTATTTGCGTGAGCAAGGGGCCGCGTTCGCCGAATCCTATCCCACCGTGGCAGAACGGTTGGGTGGATTGCTGGAAGACCGCTCCGATCCGATGCTGTCGGGGTTGCTGGAGGGAACCGCGTTTCTCGCCGCCCGTGTTCAGCTTAAGATGAAACACGAGTTCTCCGAATTCACATCCAATCTCTTCGAACAACTTTATCCCTCCGCCCTTGCGCCGATCCCCTCCATGGTCCTGGCGCGCGTAACGCCCAAATACGGTGACGCAAACCTGAGAAACGGGATCAAGGTAAGCAGGCATTCCCCCATGGAAGCCGTTTTCCGGGAGCGGCAGGGCGAGGTTCGTTGCCGCTTTACACTGAGCTCTCCAATCGTGCTGACGCCTTTGGAATTGTCAGGTGCGAAGTATCTCAGTTCCGCCGCTCAGGTGTCCGGTCTCGGGGCCGCCATGGCCGAAGACCGACGTGTCCGCGCAGGTCTTGCGATCAAATTGACACACAGAATGGCCGAGGACCGGGAAAACGAGGTTTCGGACGACGAAGCGCTGAAAAAGCCGGAATACCAGGTTGCCGGGTGCCGGATAGACGAGCTGCCAATTCGGTTGGTTGGTCCGCTGGACCTGGCCGCAAAAGTCTACGAGCAGATCTTCGGACACACCATTGCCGTCTATATCAGAACTGAAGATGCTTATGGTCAGGCATCCCTTCAACGCTTTCCGGTCAACGCAGTCGAACAACTGGGTTTTGACGAGGATGACGCTCTGCTGCGCAACGACAGGCGCTTGTTCGTCGGCTTCGACTATCTGAGGGACTACTTCAATTTTCCGCGCAGCTTTCTCGGGTTCCGTCTGAGCGGTCTGCGCCGCTACCTTGATCGCGTCAACGCGAAGTCATTTGAAGTCGTCTTTGTGTTCGACGAAGCCGAGTCGCGCCTGTCCTCCCATGTCGAAGGCAAGATATTCGCTTTGCACACGGCCCCGGCCGTCAATCTATTCGAGCGTGCGACAGATCGTGTTCCCATCAAGAAGGGACAGCACGAGTTTGCCGTCATCACCGACAGGACAAGGCCTCTGGACTACGAAGTGCATTCTGTTACCGAGGTCAATGCCCATTTTTCCGGTGGCGAAAAGCGTTCCGTTGAGCCGCTTTACAGCGTGGCACCCGATACGGAAAAAGCCGGTCATGAATGGTTTTACACCATTCGCCGCCTCCCCCGCCGGCAGTCATCGAGTGAAGTGCGCAGAATGCAGCCGAGTTCCTATATAGGGACCGAAACCTTCATAACGATTTCCAGTGGCGCCCAGGCAGCCGCCCTGCTGCAGAGCGGCAACAAGCGCCTTGCCGAATTGTCGCTAAAAGTCATGGCGTCGAACCGAGCACTCGCCGCAGACCTGCCGGTTGGCGCAAATCCGGACAAGTCCGACATTGGCGATTTTCGTATCCTGGATGACATCAATCTGAAAGTGGACTGTGTCGCCGGTCCCACACATCCGCGCCCGCCGCTGATATCGTATAACGAAAGGCTGGGCGAAGAAGGACACGCGGGTGCGATTGCCTGGCGCCTTATCAATATTCTTGTACTCAACCATACAGGCCTCATACACGATGCGGCCGGTCAGGATGGTCGCTCCTTCAAGGATCTCTTAAGCCTGTTCGCGCCACTGTCCGACAATGCCGCCGATCGTCAGGCACAGTCTGTTCGCGCAGTTTCAACGCGCCCCGTGGTACGGCGGCTGCAGCAAAAATCAGGAATCGGGGTGGCACGCGGCCTGGAGATTACGATTACACTTGATGACAAGGCTTTCGAAGGCTCCAGCGCGTTCCTTCTGGGTGCGGTTCTCGACCGGTTCCTGGCCGAATATGCATCGATAAATCATTTCACCCAATGCGTAATCGCGACCACCGAACGCGGGGTGATCATGAGGTGGCCCCCACGGATCGGCGCGAAGGGGATCATATGA
- the tagH gene encoding type VI secretion system-associated FHA domain protein TagH, with translation MRITLQIENVDRLETGGQVSYSCADRGFDIGRHEHLDWSLPDPERVVSGKHCEVRFEGGNFVLYDVSTNGTFLNGSPNRMDKAHALRSGDRIMIGDYIVKVTLDAEQAMGAGFSGASPGEPQAQPAPWQSPQPSAPPVQEPQWPGASTPGQPAYPVEEANNPWNTPSTGMEGRHAPPSQAPGIGTPADDVWSQQGHGWGSADPALYDPQSNTPQAEAARPAQADPLDHLAPQPNLQPQDQQIAYPQAPQPAPPQPQAFPGGHQEAASNQAAEPLFKMPDMAAEEAAGTDEGALQAVNTSSAPVAQTDAGAAASPFPEAPARESVPADVEPKIETSPAEPAQAAVEAPVQPPQAVSEASKPQAVESTPKQETAAGNNGTDFLKAFSEGAGIPASVLADRDPEEFAREMGSILQGITSDLMGLLQARSKVKAMTRNANRTLISRSGNNALKFSPTPQTALQTMLAQNVEETGYLPLPKAMTAAFKDIQKHHVWTYAAMQKAAARFDETLSPKAIEEEGQVAKSTFGNQKAKLWERMQERWTSLSGAYDDGLVGVFTQYFTESYEEFSNDEPE, from the coding sequence ATGCGCATTACGCTCCAGATTGAAAATGTGGATCGGCTCGAAACGGGTGGCCAGGTGTCTTACTCCTGTGCCGACCGCGGGTTCGACATCGGCCGGCATGAGCACCTTGACTGGAGCTTGCCGGATCCGGAGCGTGTTGTTTCGGGAAAACACTGCGAAGTGCGCTTTGAAGGTGGCAACTTCGTTCTCTACGACGTTTCGACAAATGGGACGTTTTTGAACGGCAGCCCCAACCGTATGGACAAGGCGCATGCGCTTCGATCCGGTGATCGGATCATGATTGGTGATTACATCGTCAAGGTTACGCTGGACGCCGAGCAGGCCATGGGCGCCGGTTTCTCCGGGGCATCTCCCGGCGAACCGCAAGCGCAGCCCGCGCCCTGGCAAAGCCCGCAACCTTCCGCGCCGCCGGTCCAAGAGCCGCAGTGGCCGGGGGCATCGACACCGGGTCAGCCTGCCTATCCGGTTGAAGAGGCAAACAATCCCTGGAATACGCCGTCAACAGGCATGGAAGGGCGGCATGCACCACCATCGCAGGCCCCCGGGATCGGGACGCCTGCAGATGATGTCTGGAGCCAGCAGGGGCACGGTTGGGGGAGCGCCGATCCGGCACTTTACGATCCGCAGTCGAACACGCCGCAGGCTGAAGCAGCGAGACCAGCTCAGGCCGACCCTCTGGATCATCTTGCGCCGCAGCCCAACCTTCAGCCGCAAGATCAGCAGATCGCGTACCCGCAAGCCCCACAGCCTGCGCCCCCGCAACCTCAAGCGTTCCCGGGTGGTCACCAGGAGGCGGCCTCAAATCAGGCGGCAGAGCCCCTGTTCAAGATGCCGGATATGGCCGCAGAGGAAGCGGCTGGCACGGACGAGGGAGCATTGCAGGCGGTGAACACATCCAGCGCACCGGTTGCACAAACTGATGCAGGAGCAGCAGCCTCGCCGTTCCCGGAAGCCCCGGCAAGAGAGTCCGTGCCGGCAGACGTCGAGCCTAAAATTGAAACATCTCCGGCGGAACCAGCGCAAGCAGCAGTGGAAGCTCCTGTTCAACCGCCTCAGGCAGTCAGCGAAGCATCGAAACCACAAGCAGTTGAAAGCACGCCTAAACAAGAGACTGCAGCGGGGAACAACGGAACCGATTTCCTGAAAGCGTTTTCGGAAGGCGCTGGTATTCCAGCATCTGTGCTTGCGGACCGGGATCCGGAAGAGTTCGCGCGGGAAATGGGCTCAATCCTTCAAGGCATCACAAGCGACCTGATGGGACTTTTGCAGGCGCGCAGCAAAGTGAAGGCGATGACCAGGAATGCAAATCGCACGCTGATCAGCCGGAGCGGCAACAATGCGCTCAAGTTCTCGCCCACGCCCCAAACGGCGCTTCAGACAATGCTTGCGCAAAATGTCGAGGAGACCGGTTATCTGCCTTTGCCGAAAGCCATGACCGCAGCGTTCAAGGACATTCAAAAGCATCATGTGTGGACCTACGCGGCCATGCAGAAGGCCGCGGCCCGTTTTGACGAAACGCTGTCGCCCAAAGCGATTGAGGAAGAGGGCCAGGTCGCCAAGAGTACCTTCGGCAACCAGAAGGCAAAACTTTGGGAGCGGATGCAGGAACGCTGGACTTCGCTTTCCGGAGCTTACGACGATGGTCTGGTTGGTGTTTTCACGCAATACTTTACGGAAAGCTATGAAGAATTTTCAAATGACGAGCCGGAGTGA